One part of the Sarcophilus harrisii chromosome 5, mSarHar1.11, whole genome shotgun sequence genome encodes these proteins:
- the SPRYD4 gene encoding SPRY domain-containing protein 4, translating into MALPVARVLRRWGPEWWGATAAATRRAISFKLEEKTAHTSLALFRGETGVKYGMVGLEPTKVALNVERFREWAVVLGDTAVTQGRHYWEVTVKKSQHFRIGVADVDMPRDSCIGLDGHSWVFTYAHRKWHAMLVSESAPITTIGQPEKVGLLLDYEAQRLSLVDTNRTTVAYSLRTEFRGPVVPAFALWDGELLTHSGLDVPEGI; encoded by the exons ATGGCGCTGCCCGTAGCGCGTGTGCTGCGTCGTTGGGGACCTGAATGGTGGGGGGCCACGGCCGCCGCCACACGGAGAG CCATCAGTTTCAAGCTAGAAGAAAAGACGGCTCATACCAGCCTAGCCCTCTTCAGGGGGGAGACCGGTGTTAAGTATGGCATGGTGGGGCTGGAGCCCACCAAAGTGGCCCTCAACGTGGAACGCTTTCGGGAGTGGGCCGTGGTGCTGGGTGACACAGCGGTCACCCAGGGTCGGCACTATTGGGAAGTAACAGTCAAGAAATCGCAGCATTTCCGAATAGGCGTGGCGGACGTGGATATGCCTCGGGATTCCTGCATCGGCCTCGACGGGCATTCCTGGGTGTTCACCTATGCTCACCGAAAGTGGCACGCCATGTTGGTCAGCGAGAGTGCCCCCATAACGACCATTGGCCAGCCTGAGAAAGTGGGGCTGCTGCTGGACTATGAAGCACAGAGGCTGAGCCTGGTGGATACAAACAGGACTACGGTGGCGTACTCCTTACGGACAGAGTTCCGAGGCCCAGTGGTGCCTGCCTTTGCCCTTTGGGATGGAGAGCTGCTGACCCACTCGGGGCTTGATGTGCCTGAAGGAATCTAG